In Toxoplasma gondii ME49 chromosome VIII, whole genome shotgun sequence, a single genomic region encodes these proteins:
- a CDS encoding 60S ribosome subunit biogenesis protein NIP7, putative (encoded by transcript TGME49_271280), translated as MRQLTEEEVKLVFEKLSKFVGTNLMQIVDNQEDPHVFRLHHDRVFYMSEKVLKMAGCIPRKSLLLAGVCIGKFTKSRKFRLQVTALDLIARYAKYRIWLKPGGEQSYVYGNHVIKRHIGRITADMPQNAGVCICSLNNDLPLGFGVAAKATQDIHAADTEAIAVYHVADIGEYLREEADLV; from the exons TGTCGGGACGAATCTGATGCAGATCGTGGATAATCAAGAAGACCCTCATGTCTTCCGACTTCACCATGACCGCGTCTTCTACATGAG CGAGAAAGTACTGAAGATGGCGGGCTGCATTCCACGGAAGAGTCTG cttctggcCGGAGTGTGCATCGGGAAATTCACTAAGAGCCGGAAGTTCCGCCTGCAGGTGACCGCCCTGGATCTGATTGCGCGATACGCCAAGTACCGGATCTGGCTCAAGCCTGGCGGCGAGCAGTCGTACGTCTACGGCAACCACGTCATTAAG CGCCACATCGGGCGAATCACGGCGGATATGCCACAAAATGCCGGGGTGTGTATTTGCTCTCTGAACAACGACCTGCCTCTCGGATTTGGCGTGGCAGCGAAAGCGACACAAGACATTCATgcagcagacacagaggccATCGCCGTCTACCATGTTGCAGATATAGGGGAGTATCTTCGGGAAGAGGCTGACCTCGTGTAA
- a CDS encoding hypothetical protein (encoded by transcript TGME49_271240) has translation MIPLPILIGLRCRGRNALVKHPGRQNVAGECGQRLQAKLFPTQVSRSPFDQPAIVPHLRGPHLMSACRCFAKKRVRLSEYDEYEQSTHPSRVPLTFVNVPIHHQSASELVDTVVVAGRLRLKNPNFWRRCTTAVTDLVCGFRVRELVAIVNAYAKARYRDEQLFSCLAKAIGRQVSQCRPSDIAVAAQAFARMNIRECDFMDVLGGEASRRLHEMGPRGIAMLAWSYGRLGIFHYALFGGIFRELLDNVDTFSSLDLTQVIWAFGELKVSDVAVLSRICDKLQSHLPHQTLSESLICTHALPRMLFFDHDVLSELRSLYVQRLRELPLAELPLLLHTFARLDRQCAPHERPPPSTRLHQLLVKAILNNISYYKPADIERTRSSLAAAEMADDFLDDVVSSVLPSQIRAMTVQDKIGLLEFYRFSAAPNWTAIADIVTELFPSSHSLRLRDWHRQQVSEEHTLRCLESLAAIGHREAFLYVLQSLKEADDAEHIFTGTAFSSYAPEADNTEPLEASVGKNVLRGAASLVIHRLLCQMMPTEAEFLALLEESFSHRSGSVSADTVGPAVSRLEDCRRQSPSQAGVSPSPSRGARGESRGARNSFSEHLGSFLQLVQGDALRPNASRFNYMGRTVKQNEAVSDTARQTNTLVAQPPSGASKNGLQAPPQSFWTFQDATDVKSTAGDAGLGTSEPGRIEMHAKEASETTHSNTDLLDSSSIDTDTLLEQRIDASSELDSSRTHATGPQRSSQDGDGEGRGGPTASCIERTPGAERLRLDPNILNLEFYNALRLAVTNAEPHDLVAALIRFPRDPARGLWIHELVTKKLEALEPEYLPGVLLELGKHLKQSEDFETNREEVESHPDTQGSHLPLLSPEQVEAYISRVFECLFSSLEAVETEERETLRQERHPQRDYPRLTALSNSALAVVVKMLEVYSDRETAQGYAVACASLFLRRLATANGHTISHSGTEERAERTTAGARTSATQEQATAKQLARIFHSLISLDVLPSQGLCIELARRVGLLSSPDLFTVLRNFAALGCCDEPVAAHLLLGLSVRKFQIKSWKKMRELEFLCSRLGVDLEDGLPTGEGGQGKERGAYAPSIADALGREDDESLGAVELPNDSELPKLEDELDQEIAERVERRHRQKTNTSQSLKTTAAP, from the exons ATGATCCCGCTACCGATTCTGATCGGTCTCCGCTGTCGGGGCCGCAATGCGCTGGTGAAACATCCTGGTAGGCAGAATGTCGCGGGAGAATGTGGACAAAGACTTCAGGCGAAGCTGTTTCCGACGCAGGTTTCACGGTCTCCTTTTGACCAGCCAGCTATAGTGCCGCATCTACGTGGACCCCACTTAATGTCGGCTTGCCGGTGTTTCGCGAAGAAACGAGTACGATTGAGCGAGTATGATGAGTATGAACAGAGCACGCATCCAAGTCGTGTCCCCCTTACGTTTGTGAATGTTCCCATCCACCACCAGTCCGCGAGTGAACTAGTGGACACTGTAGTTGTCGCAGGCCGGCTTCGACTGAAGAACCCCAATTTCTGGCGAAGATGCACTACAGCGGTCACCGACCTCGTGTGCGGTTTCCGGGTCAGGGAGCTCGTTGCAATAGTGAATGCGTACGCGAAGGCCAGATATCGTGACGAGCAATTGTTTAGTTGCCTTGCGAAAGCGATCGGGCGACAAGTCTCCCAATGCCGCCCTTCGGACATTGCTGTTGCCGCTCAGGCGTTTGCGCGGATGAATATCAGAGAATGTGACTTTATGGACGTTCTCGGCGGGGAGGCCTCACGCCGTCTCCACGAGATGGGACCGCGCGGCATTGCAATGCTCGCATGGTCTTACGGGAGATTAGGGATCTTCCATTATGCGCTGTTTGGGGGTATCTTCCGTGAACTTTTGGACAATGTTGACACATTCTCCAGCCTCGACTTGACGCAGGTCATCTGGGCGTTCGGCGAACTGAAGGTCAGCGATGTGGCGGTTCTCTCGCGAATCTGTGACAAGCTGCAGTCGCATCTTCCTCATCAGACACTTTCGGAGTCACTGATTTGTACGCATGCATTACCTAGGATGCTTTTCTTTGACCATGATGTGCTCTCCGAGCTCCGGAGCCTCTATGTACAGCGACTGCGAGAACTTCCCTTAGCAGAATtacctctgcttctccacacCTTTGCCAGGCTGGATCGGCAGTGTGCGCCTCATGAGCGGCCCCCGCCGTCTACCAGACTTCATCAGCTTCTTGTGAAGGCGATTCTGAACAACATTTCTTACTACAAACCAGCGGACATTGAGCGAACGCGGTCGTCTTTAGCGGCCGCCGAGATGGCAGACGACTTTCTCGACGATGtggtttcttctgttctaCCCTCGCAAATACGCGCGATGACAGTCCAAGACAAGATTGGTCTCTTGGAGTTCTACAGATTCTCGGCTGCTCCAAATTGGACCGCTATAGCAGATATTGTAACGGAGCTGTTCCCTTCATCTCATTCCCTTCGCCTGAGAGACTGGCACCGGCAGCAGGTGTCTGAAGAACACACCCTGCGGTGTCTCGAGAGCTTGGCCGCCATAGGTCACAGAGAAGCGTTTCTGTACGTTCTCCAATCGTTGAAAGAAGCTGACGACGCGGAGCACATCTTCACGGGCACGGCGTTTTCGAGTTATGCTCCGGAAGCAGACAACACAGAACCTCTCGAAGCGTCGGTCGGAAAGAATGTCCTGAGGGGAGCCGCTTCGCTTGTCATCCACCGTCTCCTTTGTCAAATGATGCCGACTGAAG CGGAGTTCCTAGCGCTTTTGGAGGAATCCTTCAGTCACCGTTCCGGATCTGTGTCTGCCGACACAGTCGGACCAGCCGTTAGTCGACTGGAAG ATTGCCGGCGACAATCACCGAGCCAGGCCGGTGTCTCACCCAGTCCTTCCAGAGGTgctcgaggagagagtcgCGGTGCCAGAAATTCTTTTTCTGAACATTTAGGCTCCTTCTTGCAGCTGGTACAAGGGGACGCGCTAAGGCCCAACGCATCCCGTTTCAACTATATGGGCCGAACAGTGAAGCAAAACGAGGCTGTCTCAGACACAGCGAGGCAAACAAACACCTTAGTGGCTCAGCCTCCATCTGGGGCTTCGAAAAACGGACTTCAGGCGCCGCCGCAGAGCTTCTGGACTTTTCAGGACGCTACAGACGTGAAAAGCACTGCTGGTGACGCCGGTCTAGGCACGTCAGAGCCAGGCCGGAtcgagatgcatgcaaaagaaGCGTCTGAAACGACACACAGCAATACCGATTTATTGGACTCGTCTTCAATTGATACGGACACACTGCTAGAACAAAGGATCGATGCTTCGTCTGAACTCGACAGCAGCCGCACACATGCGACCGGGCCTCAGCGCAGTTCGCAGGACGGCGACGGGGAGGGGCGAGGCGGACCTACGGCCTCTTGCATTGAGAGAACTCCGGGTGCAGAGAGGCTTCGTTTGGACCCAAACATTTTGAATTTGGAATTCTACAACGCACTGAGGCTGGCAGTGACCAATGCGGAGCCTCACGATCTTGTTGCCGCACTCATACGCTTTCCACGGGACCCAGCGCGAGGGCTTTGGATCCACGAGCTCGTCACTAAGAAGCTCGAAG CGCTCGAGCCCGAGTATTTGCCGGGCGTGCTTCTGGAGCTGGGAAAGCACTTAAAGCAGAGCGAAGACTTCGAGACAAATCGTGAGGAA gtaGAAAGCCACCCCGATACGCAGGGAAGCCATCTTCCCCTCCTGTCTCCCGAGCAAGTGGAAGCGTATATATCTCGGGTGTTTGAGTGTCTCTTCAGTTCTCTGGAAGCTGTagaaacagaagagcgagaaacatTGCGACAGGAGAGGCATCCCCAGAGGGACTACCCTCGATTGACTGCTTTGTCAAACTCTGCTCTGGCTGTCGTCGTGAAGATGCTCGAAGTCTATTCCGACCGAGAAACCGCTCAAGGCTACgccgttgcatgcgcttccCTTTTCCTGCGGCGACTGGCAACCGCT AATGGCCACACGATTTCCCATAGCgggacagaggaaagagctGAGCGGACTACGGCAGGCGCACGAACCTCCGCTACGCAGGAGCAAGCAACAGCGAAGCAGCTGGCGAGAATTTTCCACTCTCTCATTTCCCTCGACGTCCTGCCTTCACAGGGTCTTTGCAT AGAACTCGCTCGCCGCGTCGGACTTCTTTCGTCGCCAGATCTTTTCACAGTCCTTCGTAATTTCGCGGCACTGGGATGTTGCGATGAGCCCGTCGCCGCCCACCTCTTGTTGGGCCTCAGCGTTCGCAAGTTCCAAATCAAAAGCTGGAAGAAAATGAGAGAACTGGAG TTTCTGTGCTCTCGACTCGGCGTGGATTTGGAGGATGGTCTGCCAACGGGCGAAGGCGGTCAAGGGAAAGAGCGAGGG GCATACGCGCCCTCGATTGCAGATGCGTTGGGAAGAGAAGATGACGAAAGTCTAGGCGCGGTGGAGTTGCCAAACGACTCAGAACTTCCAAAGTTAGAAGACGAACTGGACCAGGAAATCGCTGAGCGAGTGGAAAGACGACATCGGCAGAAAACGAATACATCCCAGTCACTTAAAACAACTGCAGCGCCGTGA
- a CDS encoding hypothetical protein (encoded by transcript TGME49_271260) produces MPRRPKTAAALAVSACSVEDGSKLSSLTRLPPPNEDSHRGCDSRSTAQGEALENRQVEMPIEICPPHLWGLKRGRGEVPVHGAVLKVVDGVQVSKRRSISRNHVASSVRIAKHEQEAEASPVVVDGVYHHVTRQDAKPSQISRADQSTGETDTVWTGGKEEARAVDPQSKRPGTVGDGRETLRFGPGTLVQPWRPVCASPESQESSESCQGEKSEQRAAAFPTTPVSRLVSPQSAFPAVTTLADECYFTSGGEETLADHCCTSQLFVTPQWSDNSQELSHPSPPEAAAETQKSIYNLDSHMCAVTADETHASPWVSPRDAMISPTITGDDDVTAAVDAARAATAALLSDLHTGLTPRSSASACGVDMEPVTGNCMPGASPVHGSSFASGMSCSMVSRKARKGGNKKGDISMAAAAGPLFVCGVAGGKSACSEMYYLRNAAFCSHPVNRLSTGSTSSVDSIASEGCPCRVRGCVHGQHCAGRFGDFDEHNQYPIVLQQSYLASAVAAGEANCVRSRMSLRRKNGKEEQKPKASPVCQKGGRGAGTHHGNKATMQSFLAETPKPGSGTRCRPGRRSIAAKPRGDEDSRGISGKLASAKNQKAQQERRIIVERILMTAEEEKISQWWRDNEAGDKLEGEESEEEDDYF; encoded by the exons ATGCCTCGGCGACCAAAAACTGCGGCC GCACTGGCTGTGAGCGCATGCTCGGTCGAAGATGGTAGCAAACTTAGCAGTCTAACCCGCCTTCCACCGCCAAACGAAGACAGCCACCGCGGCTGCGACAGCAGATCGACTGCCCAAGGCGAGGCCCTGGAAAACAGACAAGTCGAAATGCCAATCGAGATCTGCCCTCCTCACTTGTGGGGGTTGAAGCGAGGTCGGGGAGAGGTCCCTGTCCATGGTGCAGTGCTCAAGGTGGTGGATGGGGTTCAAGTTTCCAAGCGGAGATCTATTTCCCGAAATCATGTGGCCTCGTCAGTGCGTATCGCAAAGCATGAGCAAGAAGCTGAGGCTTCCCCCGTCGTTGTGGACGGCGTGTATCACCATGTGACTCGCCAGGACGCAAAACCATCTCAAATCAGCCGGGCGGACCAGTCCACCGGCGAAACAGACACTGTTTGGACAGGAGGCAAGGAGGAGGCGCGTGCGGTAGATCCCCAAAGCAAGCGTCCTGGCACCGtaggagacggcagagaaacATTACGGTTTGGACCTGGCACATTGGTTCAACCCTGGCGTCCAGTCTGTGCCTCTCCAGAAAGCCAAGAGTCTAGTGAGTCCTGTCAGGGAGAGAAATCGGAACAGAGAGCAGCTGCGTTTCCGACCACTCCAGTCTCGCGCTTAGTGTCGCCGCAAAGCGCCTTCCCAGCTGTAACGACTCTCGCCGATGAATGTTACTTCACTTCCGGTGGCGAGGAGACGTTGGCGGACCACTGTTGCACTTCTCAGCTTTTTGTCACCCCCCAGTGGTCCGATAATAGCCAAGAGCTAAGTCACCCTTCTCCACCAGAGGCGGCTGCTGAAACGCAGAAGTCGATATACAACCTCGACAGCCACATGTGCGCAGTGACAGCTGATGAGACCCACGCGTCGCCGTGGGTCTCTCCTCGGGATGCCATGATTTCACCGACAATCACGGGAGACGATGATGTGACGGCAGCCGTTGACGCGGCAAGGGCTGCGACGGCCGCCCTTTTGTCTGACTTGCACACTGGTCTTActcctcgttcttccgcttctgctTGTGGAGTGGACATGGAGCCGGTCACCGGAAACTGCATGCCGGGCGCATCTCCCGTCCATGGTTCCTCGTTTGCCTCTGGTATGTCGTGTTCCATGGTCTCTCGGAAGGCTAGAAAGGGAGGTAACAAGAAGGGCGACATCTCTATGGCGGCAGCGGCCGGTCCTCTGTTCGTATGTGGCGTCGCTGGTGGaaagagtgcatgcagcgagatGTACTACCTACGGAACGCAGCGTTTTGTAGTCACCCGGTCAACCGTCTGTCCACTGGAAGCACAAGTAGTGTTGACAGTATCGCGTCAGAGGGGTGTCCGTGTCGGGTGCGGGGGTGCGTTCACGGCCAGCACTGTGCGGGGCGGTTCGGGGACTTCGATGAGCACAATCAGTATCCGATCGTGCTGCAGCAGTCGTATCTCGCGTCCGCAGTTGCAGCTGGAGAGGCGAACTGCGTTCGGTCCCGCATGTCCCTGCGAAGGAAGAACGGGAAAGAGGAGCAAAAGCCAAAAGCGTCTCCAGTGTGCCAAAAGGGGGGACGAGGCGCAGGGACGCATCACGGGAACAAAGCGACAATGCAGAGCTTCCTAGCCGAGACTCCAAAACCTGGAAGTGGCACGCGCTGCCGACCGGGCCGCCGCAGTATAGCGGCGAAGccaagaggagacgaagattCCCGGGGGATATCCGGGAAACTGGCGAGCGCCAAAAACCAAAAGGCGCAGCAGGAACGCCGGATAATCGTGGAGCGGATCCTAATgacagcggaagaagaaaaaataTCCCAGTG GTGGCGGGATAACGAAGCAGGTGACAAgctggaaggcgaggaaagtgaagaggaagacgactaCTTCTGA
- a CDS encoding hypothetical protein (encoded by transcript TGME49_271270~Predicted trans-membrane domain (TMHMM2.0):815-838), whose product MGIVGKALLKNGLPVASVLVTDHVPMAGESKFRRDLPSAVTLLLVTIEFLVSTSPFSASCLPTYMAHGVSRTLSRNTLLDSHAVRQPAGHQGHEHGRFWSVVYPHGWPWDELSEGPQLRVSSRLRRLPHTHKTVVQNPPSTEPSATRPRPAGHTRGNHSPSFLKLRNDSENEHVDSTQVAGEGSREDPWSSFNTASELREDGDGNLLLLGKPHSYTSSEAMSDMVPEAGVDGEPDASGDIPADQQGGEDKQDEGGLSSAKPMVLPVPEAAGGNSVSQDTLPSRTEETGLSWPDVGREALRGSSAYGTQQSPSEEESHGVKPGFNESQDVTGSSATGEFADRALLGGPERSNETYSAQETETTGEGPDSERDSVLAKRNILAEDDTALGAVPVLFPQDMAVPDFETDGFVVPGNITVSLYHKVLAESIDASRRANGGRLPVIHVRWHPQESFVESAAQIFNDEGRPYFYVVAGEYTQTPIRRMGFFQTSSVTSVGPLQWPIPKGENGKDTRECPFFLPHLDQLIDSSLNITSASASTFTKTDANDTEDSKREIENLLLRWIPYGLTRIVEHGAQADTLSDGRNHVHVIRTVREFVTALQQKMPESPVKTVDGRDVVVVVNDRRPELELLLERAMDFAPSGTPVIVTDTEAFVPENILPRIRSRSRAGERIHFVVFGIGRYGQLPLNAAFLDRAVLRVPRATDIDAFVQRHSDSSPPEEKSLPKRNGPDDKEESFLPDEEPFAADNFLILNPFTEFLMRFNYTEVDNVAGYAEALTRELQHVPITFFYRNETRRVAVVLLTDFPEAESVFLTSLLKLNVIVQVTIAVAMIIGLLACLCMCRMMYLLKSR is encoded by the exons ATGGGCATTGTGGGGAAGGCTTTGCTCAAAAATGGTCTACCTGTGGCATCAGTGCTTGTGACTGATCATGTGCCAATGGCCGGAGAGTCGAAATTTCGAAGAGACCTGCCTTCAGCGGTCACTCTTCTACTCGTCACCATCGAAttcctcgtctccacttCCCCCTTCTCCGCTTCATGTCTTCCAA CGTATATGGCTCATGGTGTTAGCCGAACCCTTTCCCGGAACACGCTGTTAGACAGCCATGCTGTCCGTCAACCTGCTGGTCACCAAGGCCACGAGCACGGCAGATTCTGGTCAGTCGTATATCCACACGGCTGGCCTTGGGATGAGCTTTCAGAAGGTCCCCAactgcgcgtttcttcgcgacTCCGGAGGCTTCCCCACACTCACAAAACGGTTGTTCAAAATCCACCTTCTACCGAACCGTCGGCAACTCGCCCTAGACCTGCAGGACACACGCGAGGAAATCACTCTCCCTCATTTTTAAAGCTCAGAAACGACTCTGAAAACGAGCATGTCGACTCAACACAGGTGGCAGGTGAGGGCAGTCGCGAGGATCCTTGGAGTTCATTTAACACGGCATCCGAGCTGCGCGAAGACGGAGATGGAAATCTCCTGTTGCTGGGGAAACCGCACTCATACACTTCTTCAGAAGCAATGAGTGACATGGTCCCCGAGGCTGGCGTTGACGGTGAACCTGATGCTTCCGGGGATATTCCTGCCGACCAGCAGGGAGGCGAAGATAAGCAAGACGAGGGTGGACTTTCTTCGGCGAAACCCATGGTCTTGCCAGTGCCAGAGGCTGCTGGTGGCAACTCTGTTTCGCAAGACACATTACCTTCACGCACGGAGGAGACTGGCTTGTCATGGCCTGACGTGGGGAGGGAAGCATTACGAGGCTCCTCTGCGTACGGTACACAGCAGAGCccttctgaagaagaaagtcacGGAGTAAAACCAGGATTCAACGAAAGCCAAGACGTCACCGGTTCAAGTGCCACGGGAGAGTTCGCGGACCGAGCCTTGCTAGGGGGACCAGAACGCAGCAACGAGACCTATTCAGCccaggaaacggagacaacCGGTGAAGGTCCTGATTCGGAAAGAGATTCAGTGCTTGCAAAACGGAACATCCTTGCAGAGGATGACACTGCTTTGGGAGCTGTGCCTGTACTCTTTCCACAAGACATGGCTGTGCCCGACTTTGAAACAGACGGCTTCGTCG TTCCAGGAAATATTACCGTGTCGCTTTACCACAAGGTGCTAGCGGAGTCGATAGACGCTTCACGGCGTGCGAACGG AGGGCGCCTGCCGGTGATTCATGTCCGATGGCATCCACAAGAATCGTTTGTAGAGTCGGCAGCCCAAATTTTCAATGACGA GGGGAGGCCTTACTTTTATGTTGTTGCTGGAGAATA CACACAGACGCCGATACGGCGCATGGGTTTTTTCCAGACCAGTTCAGTCACCTCAGTCGGGCCCCTCCAGTGGCCGATTCCGAAAGGCGAAAACGGGAAGGATACTCGGGAGTGTCCATTTTTTCTACCTCATCTGGACCAACTGATTGACAGCTCTCTGAACATCACAAGCGCTTCCGCAAGCACATTTACGAAAACGGATGCAAACGACACAGAAGACTCGAAAAGAGAAATCGAAAATTTGCTGCTCCGGTGGATTCCGTACGGCCTCACCAGGATTGTCGAGCATGGTGCTCAAGCAGACACTCTTTCAGATGGACGGAACCACGTTCATGTCATTCGCACGGTCCGAGAATTCGTCACGGCGCTGCAGCAAAAGATGCCCGAAAGCCCTGTGAAGACAGTCGACGG AAGGGATGTAGTGGTTGTGGTCAACGACCGGCGCCCTGAACTCGAGCTCCTTCTTGAAAGGGCAATGGATTTTGC CCCGTCCGGGACACCGGTGATCGTCACAGACACCGAGGCATTTGTCCCGGAGAACATCCTCCCGCGTATTCGCTCGAGGAGTCGAGCCGGCGAAAGAAT TCATTTTGTCGTTTTTGGCATTGGGAGATACGGCCAACTTCCGCTAAACGCAGCATTCCTAGATCGAGCCGTCCTGCGAGTGCCGAGGGCGACCGACATCGATGCCTTTGTTCAGAGACACAGCGATAGTTCTCCgccagaagagaaaagcctTCCAAAACGGAATGGCCCCGATGACAAAGAGGAATCGTTTTTGCCTGACGAAGAGCCTTTTGCCGCTGACAACTTCTTGATCCTGAACCCTTTCACTGAATTCCTCATGCGCTTCAACTACACGGAAGTCGACAACGTGGCGGGTTACGCCGAGGCTCTTACGCGGGAACTCCAACACGTCCCAATCACCTTCTTCTACAG GAATGAGACGCGTCGCGTGGCCGTTGTCCTTCTGACGGATTTTcccgaggcagagagcgtTTTTCTTACGAGCCTCTTGAAGCTGAACGTCATTGTGCAGGTGACTATTGCGGTGGCCATGATTATCGGCCTGCTCGCTTGTCTGTGCATGTGCCGGATGATGTATCTTCTCAAAAGCAGGTGA
- a CDS encoding hypothetical protein (encoded by transcript TGME49_271250) encodes MGDFEELPEAFLRPQCRQAKVAGCTYRQIVVDDESRDLFDLPVWDQNENLQKWRERKGVATGKEQHREMPLRHWEDEDGYFDEEEASLLTFDDASSSWTLKMSIPSDLHCSVVGKKGRTLRELQKEFHVSIHMPSGNDDEITIRGSHRDSLLSVKAEIEILLEQQKPSRRYTHFICIPLIDPRLGERFNIFKAQLTAAYPDLDDALFAQPNRLHFTILMLHLPTRDSEERCQQLLESIGPQIYDAVDTRSMRLHLKGLEIMNDDPSATHVVYTTQYSGNDADQETLNRLNRLCEAIIVAFKDAGIVTVEELHRQRLVDSEGTNVSVKLHATVMNTTYQIRKAIRSRIDAENEDSASAQERKREAIRKAREGFDATQLLRDFRLFDFLNAQATCVSLCRLTGSEEQGGFYSTVASVRLP; translated from the exons ATGGGCGACTTTGAGGAACTGCCGGAGGCTTTTTTGAGACCCCAGTGTCGACAAGCAAAAGTCGCTGGGTGCACGTACCGGCAAATTGTGGTTGACGATGAGTCGCGTGACTTGTTTGACCTGCCCGTCTGGGATCAGAACGAAAATTTGCAGAAATggcgcgagaggaaaggggtTGCCACTGGGAAGGAACAACACAGAGAAATGCCCTTGAGACACTgggaagatgaagacggtTATTttgatgaggaagaagcgagtctGTTAACTTTTGATGATGCATCTAGCTCGTGGACGTTGAAAATGAGCATTCCGAGTGATCTTCACTGTAGTGTTGTCGGGAAAAAGGGGCGTACACTGCGTGAGTTGCAGAAGGAGTTTCATGTGTCCATTCATATGCCATCCGGGAACGACGATGAGATAACCATACGGGGATCTCATCGCGATTCTCTGCTATCGGTGAAGGCGGAAATCGAAATTCTGCTCGAGCAGCAGAAACCTTCAAGACGGTATACCCACTTCATTTGCATCCCCCTCATAGACCCTCGATTGGGAGAGAGATTCAACATCTTCAAAGCTCAACTGACCGCGGCGTACCCTGACCTCGACGACGCACTCTTTGCTCAGCCAAATCGCCTGCACTTCACCATTCTTATGCTGCACCTTCCCACCagagacagtgaagaaaGGTGCCAGCAACTCCTGGAGTCTATTGGACCGCAAATCTACGACGCCGTCGACACACGCTCCATGCGGCTGCACCTCAAGGGTCTAGAAATAATGAACGACGACCCGTCTGCAACCCACGTTGTGTACACCACGCAGTATAGCGG GAACGACGCCGATCAGGAAACGCTCAACAGACTGAACCGCCTTTGCGAAGCGATTATAGTGGCATTTAAAGATGCAGGAATCGTCACGGTAGAGGAACTTCATCGCCAACGCCTCGTCGACAGTGAAGGGACGAACGTTTCAGTCAAACTGCACGCGACGGTCATGAACACAACGTATCAGATCCGAAAGGCCATACGGTCCCGCATTGACGCTGAAAACGAGGATTCTGCTTCGGctcaagagaggaaacgcgaggcaATTCGGAAAGCTCGTGAAGGCTTCGATGCAACGCAGTTGCTCCGAGATTTCCGTCTCTTCGATTTCCTTAATGCCCAAGCCACTTGTGTCAGTCTGTGTAGGCTGACTGGCAGCGAAGAACAGGGAGGTTTCTATAGTACCGTCGCGTCGGTGCGACTTCCGTAG
- a CDS encoding hypothetical protein (encoded by transcript TGME49_271220~Signal peptide predicted by SignalP 2.0 HMM (probability 1.000) with cleavage site probability 0.704 at residue 23), whose amino-acid sequence MSRSIFLLCCFGSLLLEAGPCVTAPPPVSHEESVHEATVNIEHRDKATMYTVTFAHLPLYVTGDDFDAHVIGNSVLKVIVGGTNNDWFFKLADPVPDDMTLKPPIEAERLEGDFTGAVWKVSVLVPKSYYPAARVSSGSVPGQKPPAGGPLSQLLPSFATPTVGGVTPELDSLGGAAPTPRIRRHPLPNTSAEYLYPPATYDG is encoded by the exons ATGAGTCGATCTATATTTCTGTTATGCTGCTTCGGCAGCCTGCTTCTTGAAGCAGGTCCCTGCGTGACCGCACCGCCTCCGGTGTCCCATGAGGAAAGCGTTCACGAGGCGACAGTCAACATTGAGCACCGCGACAAGG CGACCATGTACACGGTCACATTTGCACACCTGCCACTGTATGTGACAGGCGATGACTTTGACGCCCA TGTCATAGGCAACAGTGTTCTAAAG GTCATTGTTGGAGGCACAAACAACGACTGGTTCTTTAAGCTTGCCGAC CCTGTTCCTGACGACATGACACTCAAGCCTCCAATTGAGGCTGAAAGGCTAGAGG GAGATTTTACTGGAGCCGTGTGGAAGGTTTCCGTGCTTGTGCCAAAAAGCTACTATCCTGCCGCACGCGTGAGCTCCG GCAGCGTGCCCGGTCAGAAACCACCTGCCGGCGGTCCTTTATCACAGCTACTACCCAGTTTTGCAACCCCGACAGTTGGAGGTGTTACTCCTGAGCTCGACTCACTCGGTGGAGCCGCGCCGACGCCCCGAATCAGGAGACATCCTCTTCCAAATACGAGTGCCGAGTATCTCTATCCTCCTGCGACATACGATGGTTAA